In Streptomyces erythrochromogenes, the DNA window GCACCGGCCTTTCGCCCTCGAAGACCTGATAGTGCGTCACCCCGTCCCGCTCCGCGGCCGCGTTCCACATGACGTGCACGGAGGTGGCGCTGCCGGCCTGGGCGGTGAGTCCGGTGGGGGCGGACGGCGGCTCGGTGTCGGGGGCGGTGCATGCGGTGAGGCCCGCGAGGCCCGTGAGGATCAGGAAGAGGGCGAGCGTGGGGGCGCTGCGTCGCACGGGGTGCCTTCCTCGGCTTCCGTAAAGGTCTAGACATATATGGCACGGGAGGCGGGAGGGCGACAAGACCCGTGCGTCACTGACCGGCGATGTGACCCGATTCGTCGACTTCTGATCACGTCTGGCATTATTGCCAGCTCTTTGCAATAACGGATGAACGTGAACAGGGATGTGCACAGCATGACGGCCCGGACAGTACGGGGAGCGGCCAGGGCGACACTGGCCGCCGCACTCATCACGGGCGTGGCGGCCTGCTCCACCCCCGGAGCCGGGGCCGGCGGCGCGGCCGGCGCTGACTCGGTCGTGGTCGGCATAGCCACCGAGCCGGAGAGCCTCAGCCCGCTGCTGGGTTACGGCAAGGACGGCAACTCCAAGATCTTCGACGGTCTGCTCACGCACGACGCGGACATGAAGCTGAAGCCCGCCCTGGCCGAGTCCCTCCCGGAGGTCTCCGAGGACGGGCGCACCTACTCCTTCACGCTGCGCCGGGGCGTCACGTTCAGCGACGGGGCGCCGTTCTCCGCCAAGGACGTCGTCTTCACCTACCGGACGATCCTCGCCGCGGGGACGAACAACGCCTCCAAGACCGAGCTGGACGCGATCGAGGGCGTCGAGGCGAAGGGCGAGGACACCGTCGTCTTCACCCTGAAGTACCCCTACGCGCCCTTCGCCGAGCGGACCGTGCTGCCCATCGCTCCCGAGCACATAGCGGGCAGGCAGGACGTCAACAGCGGCGACTTCACCACACGGCCCATCGGTACCGGCCCCTACGTGCTCGTCGGCTGGTCCAAGGGCGAGAAGCTCAGCTTCAAGGCCAACCCCGGCTACTGGGGCGGCGAGCCCGCCGTCAAGAAGTTCACCATGGCCGTGATCAAGGACGACGACGTACGCGCCACCCGGCTGCGCTCCGGCGAGCTGGACGGCGCCATCCTGCCGCCGAACCTCGCCGAGGGCTTCGCGAAGGACACCACGCGCCGGACCTACGCCGCCAAGACCTTCGACTACCGCAACGTGACCCTCCCGACGCACCACAAGGTCACCGGCGACCTCGCCGTCCGCCGCGCACTGGACGTCGCCGTGGACCGCACGGCCATGGTCGACAAGCTGCTCGAGGGCGCGGGCAAGCCCGCCTTCGGCCCGGTGCCCACCGACAGCCCGTGGTTCACGGCCGGCACCGAGCGCCGCCACGACCTCGAAGGGGCCCGCAAGATCCTCGACGACGCCGGCTGGAAGGCGGGCGAGGACGGGATCCGCACCAAGGACGGGGTGCGCGCATCCTTCCCGCTCTGGTACACCTCCGGCGACAAGATCCGCCAGGACCACGCCCTCGCCTTCGCCTCCGACGCGAAGAAGGCCGGCATCGAGGTCAGGACCGAGGCCGGCACCTGGGAGGTCATCGAACCCCGGATGAAGACCGAGGCCGTCCTCGCGGGCGGCGGCTCACCGGCCGACCCGGACTTCGACCAGTACCTGCTGCTGACCTCCTCGCTCGGCGGCGACGGCTTCAACAACATGGCCTGGTACGACGATCCGGCCGTCGACACCGCCCTCGCCGAAGGGCGCCGCAGCGCCGACCCGGCAGCGCGCAAGGCCGCGTACGACACCGTGCAGCGCCGGCTCGCCGAGAACCCCGGCTACGTCTTCCTCACCCACATCGACCACCTCTACGTCGTGAACGACAAGTGGGACGGACTCGGCACCCAGGTGGAGCCGCACGACCACGGTCTCGGCGCCGGCCCCTGGTGGAACGTCGAGACCTGGAAGCCCCGGCAGAAGTGAGCCGCGCGCAGTGACCACCCGCTCCGTCCACCTCCCCTGGCGGCCGATGGCGCGCATGGCGGGGCGGCGGACCCTGTCCGCCGCCCCCGTCCTGCTCGCCGTCACCTTCGGCGTCTTCGCCATCGCCGCGATGTCCCCCTTCGACCCCGTCAAGGCCTACGCCGGCACCGCGGGGCTCACCGCCTCGCAGGCCGAACTCGACCAGCTGCGGACCAACCTCGGCGTCGACCAGCCGCTGGTCGCACGCTGGTGGGACTGGCTGACCTCGGCACTCACCGGAGACCTCGGCACCTCCACCGTCATGCGCCAGCCCGTCGCCGACGTCATCGCGGAGCGGGTGGGCTGGTCGGCACTGCTCGCCGCCTGCGCCTTCACCGTGGCCGTCCTCGCGGGCACCGCCCTCGGCGTGCTGGCCGCACGCCGGACGGGCGGCCCGCTGGACCGCGCCGTCTCCGCGCTCGCCTACACCCTGGAGGCCGCCCCCGCCTTCTGGCTGGCGCTGCTCGCCATCTGGTTCTTCTCGGTACGGCTCGGCGCGCTGCCGTCGGGCGGCCTCACCGACGCCGGCAGCGACACGGTCACCTTCGCGCAGGTCGCCTCCCACCTCGTGCTCCCCGCACTGGTGCTGGGCGTCTCCCAACTGCCGTGGTTCTTCCTGTACGTCCGCCAGGGCGTGGCCGACGCGCTCGGGGAGGACCCCGTACGGGGTGCCCGCGCACGGGGTCTGGCCGAGCGCAGGGTCCTGCTCGGCCATGCCCTGCGCTCCGGGATGCTGCCGATGCTGACGCTGATCGGCTCCCGGGTGCCCGAACTCATCACCGGCGCCCTGCTGGTGGAGACCGTCTTCAGCTGGCCCGGCATCGCCGCGGCGACCGTGCAGGCGGCCACCTCGGTCGACTTCCCGCTGCTGGCGGCACTGACGGTGCTGGCCACCGCGGCCGTACTCGCCGGCAACCTGCTCTCCGACCTGCTGTACGGGTTGGCCGACCCGAGGGTGGGCTTCGATGGCTGAGCCCCTCTGGCGCCCGCAGGGCCGCGCCCGGCGCACCACGCGCACCACGCGCACCCTGCGCGTCCGCGCCTCCGCCGCCGTCATGGCGGTCATCGTGCTGGCCGTCCTGGTCGTGCCCCCGCTGGTGCAGCTGGACCAGCAGGCGGTCGACCTTGCGGCGAAGCTGCAACCCCCCTCGTGGGCACACCCCTTCGGCACCGACGACGTCGGACGCGACCTGCTGCTGCGGTGCGTCTACGGACTGCGGGTCTCCCTGCTCGTCGGCCTGGTGGCCGCACTGGTCGCCACCGTGATCGGCACGGCGGTGGGCGCCGCCGCGGGCGCACTCGGCGGCTGGACCGACCGGGTCGCGATGCGGGTGGTGGACACCCTCTCCTCCATCCCGCACCTGCTCCTGGGCATCTTCATCGTGGCGGTGTTCCGGCCGGGGGTCTGGCCCGTCGTGGCCTCGGTCGCGGTCACCCACTGGCTCTCGACGGCCCGGATCGTCCGCGCCGAGGTCCTGTCCCTGCGCGGCCGGCCCTACGTGGACGCGGCCGTCTCCGGCGGAGCCTCGCGGTGGCGGGTCGCCGTACGGCACCTGGTGCCCGGCATCCTCCCGCAGGCCGGACTCGCCGCCGTGCTGATGATCCCGCACGCGATGTGGCACGAGTCCGCCCTGTCCTTCCTGGGCCTGGGGCTGCCGGCCCACCAGGCGAGCCTGGGCAACCTCGTGCAGAGCGCGCGCGGCTCGCTGCTCGCCGGGGACTGGTGGCCCACCCTCTTCCCCGGCCTCCTCCTGATCGTCCCGACCCTGGCCATCGCCGGCCTCGCGGGTGCCTGGCGCGAACGCCAGAACCCGCGCCGCCGCTCGGAGCTGACCCTGTGACCCCCTCGCTCCCCGTCCCCGCCACCGCCGCCACCGACGGAGCCGACGGCCGCCGCCCCGGCGGGGCCGGGCCCGTCCTGCGCGTCGAAGACCTCTCCGTCCGCTTCCGCATGCCCGCGGGCCGGTACGTGGAGGCCGTCACCGGCGCCACCTTCGCCCTGGCCCCCGGCGAGGCCCTCGCCCTCGTCGGCGAGAGCGGCTGCGGCAAGTCCGTACTCGCCTCCGCCCTCCTCGGCCTGCTCCCGGGCAACGCCGAGACCGCCGGATCGGCCCGCCTCGCCGACGGCCTCGACCTGCTCGCCGCCGACGAGCGCACCCTCGCCCGGACCGTACGCGGCCGGCGCGTCGCCCTGGTGCCGCAGAGCCCCGCCGCCCACCTCACCCCGGTGCGCACCATCCGCTCCCAACTGGAGGAGACGGTCCGGGAGCTGACCGGAATCCGTCCGCCCGCCCTGCGCGCGGCAGCGGAGGCGGCCGCCGGGCGCGCCGCCTTCCCCGCCTCCCACCTCGACCGCCACCCCCACGAGCTCTCGGGCGGCCTCGCCCAGCGCGCGGCCACCGCCCTCGCCCTCGTGGGCGACGCCCCGCTGCTCCTGGCCGACGAGCCGACCACCGGCCTCGACCGCGACCTCGTCCTGCGCACCGCCGACGAGCTGCGCGCCCACACCCGCGCCGACGGCCGGGCGCTGCTGCTGATCACGCACGACCTGGCCGCGGCCGAGCGGATCGCCGACACCGTTGCCGTCATGTACGCGGGGCGGATCGTCGAGACCGCCCCGGCCGGAGCCTTCTTCGGCAGCCCCGGGCCCCGCCACCCCTATGCCCGGGGCCTCCTCGACGCCCTCCCCGAACGCGCCTTCACCCCCGTTCCCGGGGCCCCGCCCGAGCTCGGCGCGCTCCCGCCCGGCTGCGCCTTCGCCCCCCGCTGCGCGGCCGCCGATCCGCTCTGCCGCACCCGGCGGCCCGCGCTCACCGAAGGGGTGGCCTGCCACCATGCTTGAGCTCAAGGACATCACCGCGGGCTACGACCGCCGCGCCCCCGCGGTCCGCGGCGCGCACCTGAGCCTGCACCCGGGGGAGTCCCTCGGCCTGCTCGGGCCGAGCGGCTGCGGCAAGTCCACCCTGGCCCGGGTCGCCGCCCTGCTCCACCGGCCCGACCGGGGGACCGTCACCCTCGACGGCCACGCCGTGACCGGCTTCGCCCACCGGGCCCCGCGCTCCCTGCGGACCGCGGTCGGCGTCGTCTTCCAGCAGCCGCGCCTCGCCGCCGACCCGCGCCTGCGGCTGCGCGACCTGGTCGCGGAACCCCTCCGCGCGACCGGCCGGCGTGCGGAAGCGGCGGCACGGGTGGCCGAGTTGGCGCGACGGGTGGGGCTCGGCGCGGACCTGCTCGCGCGCCGGCCCCACGAGGTCAGCGACGGTCAGCTGCAACGCGCCTGTCTGGCCAGGGCCTTGGCGCTGCGGCCGCGCTGGCTGGTCTGCGACGAGATGACC includes these proteins:
- a CDS encoding ABC transporter substrate-binding protein gives rise to the protein MTARTVRGAARATLAAALITGVAACSTPGAGAGGAAGADSVVVGIATEPESLSPLLGYGKDGNSKIFDGLLTHDADMKLKPALAESLPEVSEDGRTYSFTLRRGVTFSDGAPFSAKDVVFTYRTILAAGTNNASKTELDAIEGVEAKGEDTVVFTLKYPYAPFAERTVLPIAPEHIAGRQDVNSGDFTTRPIGTGPYVLVGWSKGEKLSFKANPGYWGGEPAVKKFTMAVIKDDDVRATRLRSGELDGAILPPNLAEGFAKDTTRRTYAAKTFDYRNVTLPTHHKVTGDLAVRRALDVAVDRTAMVDKLLEGAGKPAFGPVPTDSPWFTAGTERRHDLEGARKILDDAGWKAGEDGIRTKDGVRASFPLWYTSGDKIRQDHALAFASDAKKAGIEVRTEAGTWEVIEPRMKTEAVLAGGGSPADPDFDQYLLLTSSLGGDGFNNMAWYDDPAVDTALAEGRRSADPAARKAAYDTVQRRLAENPGYVFLTHIDHLYVVNDKWDGLGTQVEPHDHGLGAGPWWNVETWKPRQK
- a CDS encoding ABC transporter permease, producing MARMAGRRTLSAAPVLLAVTFGVFAIAAMSPFDPVKAYAGTAGLTASQAELDQLRTNLGVDQPLVARWWDWLTSALTGDLGTSTVMRQPVADVIAERVGWSALLAACAFTVAVLAGTALGVLAARRTGGPLDRAVSALAYTLEAAPAFWLALLAIWFFSVRLGALPSGGLTDAGSDTVTFAQVASHLVLPALVLGVSQLPWFFLYVRQGVADALGEDPVRGARARGLAERRVLLGHALRSGMLPMLTLIGSRVPELITGALLVETVFSWPGIAAATVQAATSVDFPLLAALTVLATAAVLAGNLLSDLLYGLADPRVGFDG
- a CDS encoding ABC transporter permease, translated to MAEPLWRPQGRARRTTRTTRTLRVRASAAVMAVIVLAVLVVPPLVQLDQQAVDLAAKLQPPSWAHPFGTDDVGRDLLLRCVYGLRVSLLVGLVAALVATVIGTAVGAAAGALGGWTDRVAMRVVDTLSSIPHLLLGIFIVAVFRPGVWPVVASVAVTHWLSTARIVRAEVLSLRGRPYVDAAVSGGASRWRVAVRHLVPGILPQAGLAAVLMIPHAMWHESALSFLGLGLPAHQASLGNLVQSARGSLLAGDWWPTLFPGLLLIVPTLAIAGLAGAWRERQNPRRRSELTL
- a CDS encoding ABC transporter ATP-binding protein, whose amino-acid sequence is MTPSLPVPATAATDGADGRRPGGAGPVLRVEDLSVRFRMPAGRYVEAVTGATFALAPGEALALVGESGCGKSVLASALLGLLPGNAETAGSARLADGLDLLAADERTLARTVRGRRVALVPQSPAAHLTPVRTIRSQLEETVRELTGIRPPALRAAAEAAAGRAAFPASHLDRHPHELSGGLAQRAATALALVGDAPLLLADEPTTGLDRDLVLRTADELRAHTRADGRALLLITHDLAAAERIADTVAVMYAGRIVETAPAGAFFGSPGPRHPYARGLLDALPERAFTPVPGAPPELGALPPGCAFAPRCAAADPLCRTRRPALTEGVACHHA
- a CDS encoding ABC transporter ATP-binding protein, which produces MLELKDITAGYDRRAPAVRGAHLSLHPGESLGLLGPSGCGKSTLARVAALLHRPDRGTVTLDGHAVTGFAHRAPRSLRTAVGVVFQQPRLAADPRLRLRDLVAEPLRATGRRAEAAARVAELARRVGLGADLLARRPHEVSDGQLQRACLARALALRPRWLVCDEMTAMLDASTTAALVAVVEDYRAETGAGLLAVGHDPVLLERWCGRTAHWNEIVKDRPPVTDGQHPYGGHVFRP